The following are encoded together in the Kribbella voronezhensis genome:
- a CDS encoding response regulator transcription factor, producing the protein MIKVMVVDDQDLVRDGISMILDGQPDIEVVAQAVDGADALHQASAVLDLGVVLMDVRMPVMDGIEATRRLVGRPNAPRVLILTTFDLDEYVYDALRAGASGFLLKRSSRDELINAVRVIADGDALLAPPVTRRLIDRFADNQLDPSMVARLDVLTAREREVLVLVAKGNSNAEIAAALHLTEHTVKTHVSRMLTKTGLRDRVQAVILAYNTGLVSAGQPS; encoded by the coding sequence GTGATCAAGGTGATGGTGGTCGACGACCAGGACCTGGTCCGGGACGGGATCTCGATGATCCTCGACGGGCAGCCGGACATCGAGGTGGTCGCGCAGGCGGTCGACGGCGCCGACGCGCTGCACCAGGCTTCCGCCGTACTGGATCTCGGCGTGGTCCTGATGGACGTCCGGATGCCGGTGATGGACGGGATCGAGGCCACCCGGCGGCTGGTCGGGCGGCCGAACGCGCCCCGGGTGCTGATCCTGACCACCTTCGATCTGGACGAGTACGTGTACGACGCGCTCCGGGCCGGTGCGAGCGGCTTCCTGCTGAAACGGTCCTCGCGGGACGAGCTGATCAACGCGGTCCGGGTGATCGCCGACGGCGACGCCCTGCTGGCGCCACCGGTGACCCGGCGGCTGATCGACCGCTTCGCCGACAACCAGCTCGATCCCTCGATGGTGGCCCGGCTGGACGTCCTCACCGCCCGCGAACGCGAGGTTCTCGTCCTGGTTGCCAAAGGCAACTCGAACGCCGAGATCGCCGCCGCCCTGCACCTCACCGAGCACACCGTGAAAACCCACGTCAGCCGCATGCTCACCAAAACCGGCCTCCGCGACCGCGTCCAGGCAGTCATCCTCGCCTACAACACCGGCCTCGTCTCAGCCGGCCAACCCAGCTGA
- a CDS encoding sensor histidine kinase: MSGEIAPYGGAGGRMIRVRALVASGNFDIVLAVIGLAITQVQLVRQPGGWPDAALPVQVFLAAAPALLAIRRVDPVLASAGLVIGAYLSVLVNRGDFDYVLLIGGALALWSLASRCRVRTVLVAGAVITAVPVVARVRWGVFESALFPSIYRQVANDPLWDAAASGGPSLEDYNRAMASRWPWWLSVVLFAVCLLSLLYRRLRRTAVVERTVWERIEDLRTFLLTTAALDAVLAMVTTSLMLADLGRDIARGNWWSAPGWMPYVIAFSALTLVQRRKWPAVPVVVLAIGALLAYWQTSTSWSVLVALSIALFTMASVRRVRYSMPVAAVVLTALPVIAAFVRYPQMVLIFPALEHQPQTFGDMHNPPDNRIHNVVYEGIVDRQWPITLSLILVLPLCAGVLARLYRRNRSAAAREAELEQRAVEQDAAQVVLTERSHIARDLHDVVAHAVNLMVIQAETGPDLLKRGDDDALAGFQRIGDAGRRALGELDRMLSALRDAEGVPDPALTPQPGLADLGQLVKSLSDQGLPVELEVRGETDGVPAGIQLTAYRLVQEAMTNVAKHAKARSARILVERNEAGVAVRVIDDGQGFDPGRRPDGRHGLTGMQERVRIHDGTLSISSSPGSGTTVSAWLPVGAR, from the coding sequence GTGAGCGGAGAGATCGCGCCGTACGGCGGAGCAGGCGGGCGCATGATCCGCGTCCGCGCCCTCGTTGCGAGCGGCAACTTCGACATCGTGCTCGCGGTGATCGGGCTGGCGATCACTCAGGTGCAGTTGGTCAGGCAACCCGGCGGCTGGCCCGACGCGGCCCTGCCGGTCCAGGTGTTCCTTGCCGCCGCCCCAGCACTACTCGCGATCCGGCGAGTGGATCCGGTGCTGGCGTCGGCGGGACTGGTCATCGGCGCATATCTGTCGGTGCTGGTGAACCGAGGGGACTTCGACTACGTCCTGCTGATCGGCGGCGCGCTCGCCCTGTGGTCGCTGGCCTCGCGCTGCCGTGTGCGCACGGTCCTGGTGGCCGGGGCGGTGATCACGGCCGTCCCGGTGGTCGCCAGAGTCCGCTGGGGAGTGTTCGAGTCCGCGCTCTTTCCGTCGATCTACCGCCAGGTGGCAAACGACCCACTGTGGGACGCGGCCGCGAGTGGGGGACCCTCCCTAGAGGACTACAACCGCGCGATGGCGTCGAGATGGCCGTGGTGGCTGTCAGTCGTGCTGTTCGCGGTCTGTCTGCTCTCCCTGCTCTACCGACGCCTCCGCCGGACCGCGGTCGTCGAGCGGACCGTTTGGGAACGTATCGAGGACCTCCGTACCTTTCTGCTGACCACGGCCGCGCTCGATGCCGTGCTGGCGATGGTGACCACCTCGCTGATGCTGGCGGACCTGGGCCGGGACATTGCCAGGGGCAACTGGTGGAGTGCGCCTGGCTGGATGCCGTACGTCATTGCCTTCTCCGCCCTCACGCTGGTCCAACGGCGCAAGTGGCCGGCCGTTCCGGTCGTGGTGCTCGCCATCGGCGCCTTGCTGGCCTACTGGCAGACCAGCACGAGCTGGAGCGTCCTCGTCGCGCTGTCGATCGCCCTCTTCACGATGGCGTCCGTGCGGCGAGTGAGGTACTCGATGCCGGTGGCCGCCGTGGTGCTGACTGCGCTGCCGGTGATCGCGGCCTTCGTTCGCTACCCGCAGATGGTGCTGATCTTTCCCGCGCTCGAGCATCAGCCGCAGACGTTCGGTGACATGCACAATCCACCGGACAACAGGATCCACAACGTCGTCTACGAAGGGATTGTGGACCGGCAGTGGCCGATCACGTTGTCGCTGATCCTCGTTCTGCCGCTGTGTGCCGGTGTTCTGGCCCGGCTCTACCGGCGGAACCGGTCTGCCGCGGCGCGGGAGGCGGAGCTTGAGCAGCGGGCGGTGGAGCAGGACGCTGCCCAGGTGGTGCTGACCGAGCGGTCGCACATCGCCCGGGATCTGCACGACGTGGTGGCGCACGCTGTGAACCTGATGGTCATCCAGGCGGAGACCGGGCCCGACCTGCTGAAACGGGGAGACGACGACGCGCTGGCGGGCTTTCAGCGGATCGGGGACGCCGGCCGCCGTGCGTTGGGCGAACTGGACCGGATGCTGTCGGCGCTGCGCGACGCCGAGGGTGTGCCCGACCCGGCGTTGACCCCGCAGCCCGGCCTCGCGGACCTCGGCCAGCTGGTGAAGAGCCTGTCGGACCAGGGTCTGCCGGTCGAGCTGGAGGTGCGGGGTGAGACCGACGGCGTTCCGGCGGGGATCCAGCTCACGGCGTACCGGCTGGTTCAGGAGGCGATGACCAATGTGGCCAAGCACGCGAAGGCACGCAGCGCCAGGATCCTGGTCGAGCGCAACGAGGCGGGTGTCGCGGTCCGGGTGATCGACGACGGGCAGGGGTTCGATCCGGGCCGCCGCCCGGACGGACGGCACGGCCTGACCGGTATGCAGGAGCGCGTCCGCATCCACGACGGCACATTGAGCATCAGCTCCAGCCCGGGATCCGGTACTACGGTCAGCGCGTGGCTGCCGGTGGGTGCGCGATGA